A region from the Candidatus Goldiibacteriota bacterium HGW-Goldbacteria-1 genome encodes:
- a CDS encoding class I SAM-dependent methyltransferase: MNCRICNNTEGNRQYNVKEMMFGINESFSYFKCAKCGCLQIAQIPDDMKKYYPESYYSYSSLEKTPIYKDVITKFTKANRDFYTITGKGIVGRLLSLFKKRDEFMMLSGLGLNRDSRIIDVGCGSGGKLYSLRNAGFKNVLGVDPFIGNEIIKYKNGLEIHKKDIFEVSGKWDLIMLNHSYEHMEKPQAVMDKISGLLSDNGTCIIRIPLCDSYAFETYGVNWVQLDAPRHFFLHTVKSISLMADTAQLKVNRVNYEGDEFQFWASEQYIKGVTLTAENSYAQNREKSGFSEAVIQGYKEKARGLNKEEKGDAAAFYLVKK; the protein is encoded by the coding sequence ATGAACTGCAGAATATGTAATAACACAGAGGGCAACAGGCAATATAATGTTAAAGAAATGATGTTTGGCATAAATGAATCTTTTTCGTACTTCAAGTGCGCTAAGTGCGGCTGTTTGCAGATAGCACAGATTCCGGATGATATGAAAAAGTATTACCCTGAAAGTTATTACAGTTATTCTTCCCTTGAAAAAACACCCATATATAAAGATGTTATCACAAAGTTTACAAAGGCAAACAGGGACTTTTATACAATTACAGGCAAAGGCATTGTGGGAAGGTTATTGTCGCTGTTTAAAAAACGGGATGAATTCATGATGCTGTCAGGGCTTGGGCTTAACAGGGATTCTCGAATTATTGACGTGGGGTGCGGCAGCGGAGGGAAATTGTATTCGCTTAGAAATGCAGGGTTTAAAAATGTACTGGGTGTGGATCCGTTTATAGGCAATGAAATCATAAAATACAAAAACGGCCTTGAAATTCATAAAAAAGATATCTTTGAAGTTTCCGGGAAGTGGGACCTTATAATGCTTAACCATTCTTATGAGCACATGGAAAAACCACAGGCTGTTATGGATAAAATTTCCGGATTGTTGTCTGATAATGGAACCTGCATTATCAGGATACCGCTTTGCGATTCCTATGCTTTTGAAACATATGGCGTAAATTGGGTTCAGCTTGACGCGCCAAGGCATTTTTTCCTGCATACGGTTAAAAGCATTTCTTTAATGGCTGATACAGCACAGCTTAAGGTTAACAGGGTAAATTATGAAGGTGATGAATTTCAGTTTTGGGCAAGTGAGCAGTATATAAAAGGTGTAACTCTTACAGCGGAAAATTCTTACGCGCAAAACAGGGAAAAGTCAGGTTTTTCTGAAGCGGTAATACAAGGATATAAAGAAAAAGCACGCGGATTAAATAAAGAAGAAAAGGGAGATGCCGCCGCGTTTTATCTGGTAAAGAAATAA